In Pelosinus sp. IPA-1, a single genomic region encodes these proteins:
- a CDS encoding guanylate kinase, whose product MINIVAFIGPSGVGKTTLQRSLGLNPIITWTSRLPRRGENSGVEYHFATREEIMQMHRDGKLLEYTEYKGNLYATSLESIRRLIEFGEIGSIVVDCNGALKLKSTYSTNTLFLGVFATLEECITRLSSRGENDDMRLLTYHEEINVMQHLADITINNSQSNWHRQVNTIQLILKGLQHFE is encoded by the coding sequence ATGATTAATATTGTTGCTTTTATTGGCCCTAGTGGAGTTGGGAAAACTACACTGCAACGGTCTTTAGGATTAAATCCAATCATCACTTGGACTTCACGATTACCACGAAGGGGAGAGAACAGTGGAGTTGAGTATCACTTTGCCACTAGAGAGGAAATAATGCAGATGCATCGTGATGGAAAATTATTAGAATACACAGAGTATAAAGGAAATCTATATGCAACGTCATTAGAGTCAATTCGTAGGCTGATAGAATTTGGGGAAATTGGTTCAATCGTTGTTGATTGTAATGGCGCTCTGAAATTAAAAAGTACATATTCGACTAATACTTTGTTTTTAGGTGTTTTTGCAACCTTAGAAGAATGCATTACTCGGCTTTCTTCAAGAGGTGAAAATGATGATATGAGACTTCTGACTTATCACGAAGAAATAAACGTAATGCAACATTTGGCTGACATTACAATTAATAACTCCCAATCAAATTGGCATAGGCAAGTGAATACAATACAACTAATTTTAAAAGGATTACAGCATTTCGAATAA
- a CDS encoding peptidoglycan recognition family protein produces MIIKQIRLFKQSCLIFFLACVLTLTLASSVSAEIGSSKSQIEQRYGDYSLVQDGVNRIWTQSEWKSTLNSSAKAYGYMTTVGEMNATVWFEYNAQNRVVKETQIMDGNIKVRDFQNYFGELYTNMIAADSTAFVNSTFPEVRMIVRKSDSKYNLIRFFIDNSKDNTKINMHSKIHGFEITEIAPGDAKNYLKKSRFNRITSNLNEQQSSRDDNWLKTDNYFQPELFFSENLLPRKKTDMIVIHHTAIEDMSVSDIHELHLKKGWAGIAYHKVILPDGTVENGRPENLIGAHALGANPHSIGIVLVGNFESKSPTVVQMDALVKLTLELMRKYHIPLENIMPHREVTQGTTCPGVFFPWQEFIQRIKLNTSKTLM; encoded by the coding sequence GTGATAATTAAACAAATACGATTATTCAAGCAGTCCTGCTTGATATTTTTTCTAGCTTGTGTATTGACCCTTACTCTAGCATCCAGTGTTTCTGCTGAAATTGGAAGTAGCAAAAGCCAAATCGAGCAAAGGTACGGTGATTATTCTTTAGTCCAAGATGGGGTTAATCGGATCTGGACACAAAGTGAATGGAAATCAACGTTAAATAGTAGTGCTAAGGCTTATGGTTACATGACCACAGTGGGAGAGATGAATGCAACGGTTTGGTTTGAATATAATGCACAAAATCGAGTTGTAAAAGAAACTCAAATAATGGATGGTAACATTAAGGTTAGGGACTTTCAAAACTATTTTGGCGAACTGTACACCAACATGATTGCAGCGGATAGCACTGCATTCGTGAATAGTACCTTTCCAGAAGTAAGGATGATTGTTCGAAAATCGGATAGCAAATATAACTTAATTCGTTTTTTCATAGACAACTCAAAAGACAATACCAAAATAAATATGCATTCAAAAATCCACGGTTTTGAAATTACAGAGATTGCTCCTGGTGATGCCAAAAATTATCTTAAGAAGAGTCGGTTCAATCGAATAACATCAAATCTTAACGAACAACAATCAAGCCGAGATGATAATTGGCTAAAAACGGATAATTATTTTCAACCGGAGCTTTTCTTTTCTGAAAATTTGTTGCCGCGGAAGAAAACAGATATGATAGTAATTCACCATACTGCTATAGAAGATATGTCAGTATCTGATATCCACGAGTTACATCTAAAAAAAGGTTGGGCAGGTATTGCCTATCATAAAGTGATTCTGCCTGATGGTACTGTCGAGAATGGCCGTCCGGAAAATTTAATAGGAGCTCATGCTCTGGGAGCTAATCCACATAGCATCGGTATCGTATTAGTCGGTAATTTTGAAAGTAAGTCCCCTACTGTTGTACAGATGGATGCGCTAGTGAAATTGACTCTCGAACTAATGCGAAAATACCATATCCCATTAGAAAATATCATGCCCCATAGAGAAGTGACCCAGGGAACGACATGCCCAGGAGTATTTTTCCCATGGCAAGAGTTTATTCAGAGGATTAAACTAAATACGAGTAAGACCTTAATGTAA